In Mycoplasma suis str. Illinois, a single window of DNA contains:
- a CDS encoding M3 family metallopeptidase: protein MSTPREKNQWDLEILLESKPLDYWLNEYFALQGKILTLYKNGIFQDMEKLLEFHNLEREYDILSSRIKTYISNHQNTDQFNNKWFALEQELLHKSIPFAQQLTDFMEQAIKNKKLINSYLENPKFAVFKRYYDSIFRYQRHKLPPRLAKFELTFAPLNSSYYEIFDILSEKEFKLSGVLDGKGQEREILVYPEYIKHMREEDRVFRKNLYKKYTEFAYSRRESFSRILYYHFLSANIESKNIAFKKGFVESSIYGDEISRKFLLTLYKNTKRLQTEVLKFRELRKKIIMKVYNLPDYREWDAYLELKDDKEAKKYSIQEAKEIVMESLSILGDKYLGYLKEMFNNDWIDWYPRNGKNSGAYFSGGSYRLPGKYILLNYNEYFDDVSTLAHELGHSIHDMEIDTKETYYYSPTIFTAEVPSILNEMLLNYHFLNVFKKEGKKFKMLQIYDHLLNSFVSTSVVQLIYSEWEFTVNEKVANNQPIDAEEEMELYAQLLNQYTGKKVEKNHEESSWQSLSKIFMIPHFYSGEFYVYKYAVGFFTSLIFSRRLIEGEGPSIEKAREDYYNFLGAGNSLPNLKCLELLSVSLEQKESWTIIKNTFSEWLREYSKLAKELYGIT from the coding sequence ATGAGCACTCCCAGAGAAAAGAATCAATGAGATCTAGAAATTCTTCTAGAATCTAAACCTCTAGATTACTGATTAAATGAGTATTTTGCCTTACAGGGCAAAATATTGACACTTTATAAAAATGGAATATTCCAAGATATGGAAAAACTTTTGGAATTCCATAACTTGGAAAGAGAATATGACATATTAAGTAGCAGAATAAAAACCTATATCAGTAATCATCAGAATACTGATCAATTTAATAACAAGTGATTTGCATTAGAACAAGAATTGTTGCACAAAAGTATTCCTTTTGCGCAACAATTAACTGACTTTATGGAGCAAGCAATCAAAAATAAGAAATTAATTAATTCTTATTTAGAGAATCCTAAATTTGCTGTTTTTAAGAGATATTATGACAGCATATTTAGATATCAAAGACATAAACTTCCACCTAGATTAGCAAAGTTTGAATTAACTTTTGCCCCACTTAATTCTTCATACTATGAAATATTTGATATTCTCTCCGAAAAAGAATTCAAACTTTCAGGAGTATTAGATGGTAAGGGACAAGAAAGAGAAATTCTTGTCTATCCCGAATATATCAAGCACATGAGAGAAGAAGATAGAGTATTCAGAAAGAATCTCTATAAGAAATATACAGAATTTGCTTACTCTAGAAGAGAAAGCTTCTCAAGAATACTTTATTATCACTTCTTATCAGCAAATATTGAGTCAAAAAATATAGCTTTCAAAAAAGGATTTGTTGAAAGCTCAATATATGGTGATGAGATTAGTAGAAAGTTTCTACTAACTCTTTATAAAAACACTAAAAGACTTCAAACTGAAGTTCTTAAGTTCAGAGAGTTAAGGAAAAAGATAATCATGAAGGTTTATAACCTTCCTGATTATCGAGAGTGAGATGCTTATCTTGAGCTAAAAGATGATAAGGAAGCTAAGAAGTATTCTATTCAAGAGGCTAAAGAGATAGTAATGGAATCTCTTTCTATTTTGGGAGATAAATATCTTGGATATCTAAAAGAAATGTTTAATAATGATTGAATAGATTGATATCCAAGAAATGGGAAAAATAGTGGAGCTTATTTTTCCGGAGGATCTTATAGATTACCGGGTAAATATATTCTTCTAAATTACAACGAGTATTTTGATGATGTATCTACTTTAGCTCATGAATTGGGACACTCAATTCATGATATGGAAATAGATACTAAGGAAACTTATTACTATTCCCCAACAATATTTACAGCTGAAGTTCCCTCAATCTTAAATGAAATGCTCTTAAACTATCACTTTCTAAATGTATTTAAGAAAGAGGGAAAAAAATTTAAGATGCTTCAAATTTATGATCACTTACTAAATAGTTTTGTAAGTACTTCAGTAGTTCAATTAATTTACAGTGAATGAGAGTTCACTGTAAATGAAAAGGTAGCTAATAATCAACCAATTGATGCAGAAGAAGAAATGGAGTTATATGCTCAATTACTAAATCAATATACAGGAAAAAAAGTAGAAAAAAATCATGAAGAATCTAGTTGACAATCTTTGTCAAAAATATTTATGATTCCACACTTTTATAGTGGTGAATTCTATGTATATAAATATGCAGTAGGATTCTTCACTTCCCTAATCTTCTCTAGAAGACTAATAGAAGGTGAGGGACCTTCTATAGAAAAAGCTAGAGAAGATTACTACAACTTCTTAGGTGCTGGTAATTCATTACCAAATCTAAAATGTCTTGAACTTCTTTCTGTCTCATTAGAACAGAAAGAAAGTTGAACAATAATTAAGAATACATTCTCAGAGTGATTAAGAGAGTATTCTAAATTAGCTAAAGAGCTTTATGGAATTACTTAA
- the tmk gene encoding dTMP kinase: protein MFIVIEGMDNSGKTTLINYLKKSLLNNPLIFEKFSKIHFTSEPYGPEEFKEKFSELSSPIFSNSYSLSPVTESLLFLAIRAEHLKTFIKPKLEENSLLICDRYFLSTLAYQSYLKGVSCEWLSSNMKFISEGFSPNLVFIVNVSEEDWKTFTNNKRIKKQLNKLDCLSSSYRELSEAYKWASEKLIELGENVINIPSTFSLEEKVQFIINKIVEINKG from the coding sequence GTGTTCATAGTTATTGAGGGAATGGATAATTCCGGAAAGACTACTTTAATTAATTACTTAAAGAAGTCTTTACTCAACAATCCATTAATTTTTGAAAAATTTTCAAAAATTCACTTCACTTCAGAGCCTTATGGTCCTGAAGAATTTAAGGAAAAATTCTCAGAATTATCTAGTCCAATATTTTCTAATAGTTATTCTCTGTCACCAGTGACAGAATCGCTTCTGTTTTTAGCCATCAGAGCTGAACATTTAAAAACATTTATAAAGCCCAAATTAGAAGAGAATTCTCTTCTAATATGTGATAGATATTTTTTATCTACATTAGCCTATCAATCATACTTAAAAGGAGTTAGTTGTGAGTGATTGAGCTCAAATATGAAATTTATTTCTGAAGGTTTTTCCCCTAATTTAGTGTTTATTGTGAATGTTTCAGAAGAAGACTGAAAAACATTCACAAATAACAAAAGGATAAAAAAACAATTAAATAAGTTGGATTGTCTTTCATCATCTTATAGAGAATTATCAGAGGCTTATAAATGAGCCTCTGAGAAATTAATTGAATTAGGAGAAAATGTTATTAATATTCCTTCAACATTTTCTCTAGAAGAAAAAGTTCAATTTATTATTAATAAAATTGTGGAAATAAATAAGGGATAA
- a CDS encoding phosphoglycerate kinase: MRFNKLKLRDLNLSNKRVVLRLDLNVPVKDGKILNNTRLLGTIETIQYLLENKCSVVILSHFDRVKSFEDIISGKKSLKVIADEFQKIFSSKKVTFVPEIEFEKVRTIIEKEGSDIYVLENTRYYDVDRNTKEVVKWESGKSPVLSEFYASLGDVYVNDAFGTSHRAHSSNVGIAERMKETAIGFLVEKELNALDYVSESKEGKKVMILGGSKASDKLKLIKEIINNVDTLIIGGGMSYTFLKAQGKNIGLSLLEQDQIASCAEILKNYSDKILLPIDHVVAEKFEDKPGKIVENDPEEWGTGMALDIGPKTIELFSRALDEAKIVIWNGPVGVFEMSNYSKGTFAILEKLVELSEKKGVYTLVGGGDSVSAVEKRGVAEKLSFVSTGGGATLTFLERGALPGIEVIKDKLN, encoded by the coding sequence TTGAGATTTAATAAGCTAAAGCTACGTGATCTCAATCTCTCAAATAAAAGAGTTGTACTTAGATTAGACTTAAACGTTCCCGTTAAAGACGGGAAAATTCTAAATAATACAAGACTATTAGGTACTATTGAAACTATTCAATACCTACTAGAAAACAAGTGTAGTGTTGTTATATTAAGTCACTTTGATAGAGTAAAAAGTTTTGAAGATATTATTTCAGGAAAGAAGAGCCTAAAGGTAATAGCTGATGAATTCCAAAAGATATTTTCAAGCAAAAAAGTAACTTTTGTTCCTGAAATTGAATTTGAAAAAGTTAGAACAATAATTGAAAAAGAAGGATCAGATATCTATGTATTAGAAAATACTAGATATTATGATGTTGACCGCAACACAAAAGAAGTTGTTAAGTGAGAAAGTGGCAAATCTCCTGTTCTTTCTGAGTTTTATGCAAGTCTAGGAGATGTTTATGTAAATGACGCTTTCGGAACTTCTCACAGAGCTCACTCTTCAAATGTGGGAATTGCCGAAAGAATGAAAGAAACAGCTATTGGTTTTCTAGTAGAAAAAGAATTAAATGCTTTGGATTACGTTAGTGAATCCAAAGAAGGTAAGAAAGTTATGATTCTTGGAGGAAGCAAAGCTTCTGACAAGCTAAAACTTATAAAAGAAATTATTAACAATGTTGACACATTAATAATTGGTGGAGGAATGTCTTATACATTCTTAAAAGCACAAGGAAAAAATATAGGTCTTTCACTACTTGAACAAGATCAAATAGCTTCTTGTGCTGAAATTCTAAAGAATTATTCAGACAAGATTCTTCTTCCCATTGACCACGTAGTTGCTGAAAAGTTTGAAGATAAACCAGGAAAAATAGTTGAAAATGATCCAGAAGAATGGGGTACTGGAATGGCTCTTGATATTGGTCCAAAAACTATCGAACTATTCTCAAGAGCTCTTGATGAAGCGAAAATAGTTATTTGAAATGGACCTGTAGGAGTATTTGAAATGTCCAATTATTCTAAAGGTACATTCGCAATACTAGAAAAATTAGTTGAATTAAGTGAAAAGAAAGGTGTTTACACACTAGTAGGGGGAGGAGATTCTGTTTCAGCTGTAGAAAAAAGAGGTGTTGCTGAAAAATTAAGTTTTGTGTCTACAGGAGGTGGAGCTACTTTGACATTCTTGGAAAGAGGAGCACTTCCGGGAATAGAAGTTATAAAAGACAAACTAAATTAA
- the recA gene encoding recombinase RecA, with protein MSSNKTKEILERFNKLGIHIWSNSPQKNGKVIVDSKDSIPSGSYQLDKALGANGWPKGKIIEIFGSDSSGKSTLALHAVAEAQKQGKTCVYIDLENTLNVSWAEKIGVQTNNLYICTPSSGEETFEVIGTLIQDQGADLIIVDSVAAMVPEAELDASLSDQSMGLQARLMSKGLRIIQSHLLKSHTTIIFINQIREQIKQTFFPSTTTTGGRALKYAASIRVEVRKQEAIKQGEKIIGYLTKITIVKNKFNNPMIQIPLGLYFDAGFNKFFELINLAIEKKIIEKRGAWFYYKDKNLGQGIFSLKEKFQSEEMQKELEEIKTAVLGAE; from the coding sequence ATGTCATCAAACAAAACTAAAGAAATACTAGAAAGATTTAATAAGTTGGGAATTCACATTTGGTCTAATTCCCCGCAAAAGAACGGGAAAGTAATTGTGGATTCCAAAGATTCCATACCTTCTGGCTCTTATCAATTAGATAAAGCTCTTGGAGCTAACGGTTGACCTAAAGGAAAGATTATTGAAATCTTTGGATCTGATTCCTCAGGAAAATCAACTTTAGCTCTTCATGCTGTAGCTGAAGCGCAAAAACAAGGAAAAACTTGTGTCTATATAGATCTAGAAAATACTTTAAATGTTTCCTGAGCTGAAAAAATAGGAGTACAAACTAACAATTTATATATTTGCACTCCTTCTAGTGGAGAAGAAACTTTTGAGGTGATAGGAACTTTAATTCAAGATCAAGGAGCTGACTTAATAATTGTTGATTCTGTAGCTGCAATGGTTCCGGAAGCAGAATTAGATGCTTCTCTAAGTGATCAATCAATGGGACTTCAAGCTAGATTAATGAGTAAGGGATTGAGAATAATTCAATCTCACCTTTTGAAGTCCCATACAACAATAATATTTATAAACCAAATTCGGGAACAAATAAAGCAAACTTTCTTCCCCTCTACTACAACTACTGGAGGGAGAGCTTTGAAATATGCTGCAAGTATTAGAGTGGAAGTTAGAAAGCAAGAAGCAATAAAGCAGGGAGAAAAAATTATTGGTTACCTAACCAAGATAACTATCGTTAAAAATAAGTTCAATAACCCTATGATTCAAATACCTCTAGGTCTTTATTTTGATGCTGGATTTAACAAATTTTTTGAATTGATAAATTTAGCTATAGAAAAGAAAATAATAGAAAAAAGAGGAGCTTGATTCTATTACAAAGATAAAAATTTAGGTCAGGGAATATTTTCTCTTAAAGAGAAATTCCAAAGTGAAGAAATGCAAAAAGAACTAGAAGAAATTAAAACAGCTGTTCTAGGGGCTGAATAA
- a CDS encoding P-loop NTPase family protein encodes MRLFGNLIDKIKSSNFVNYFSQQWMKPSKLQDEEKIKSSILEMLIKLDFQLELAKEVTNETIEKLKKLNSIDISVIKENLISSLIECYNSKNESSKNVEDNFNLNIVSDKTNVFFIVGSNGVGKTSSIAKLVYFLKKENYNKKILLVAGDTFRAGAVEQLSILAERLNVEIVTPREKETVNSLIYRVLKEMSRYDLIIFDSSGRQYNNQKLISEIQKNFKLVHKMLNRDPEETLLVLDSTLGKFSFEEVKKIFNILPITGIILTKMDHTVRGGVIYNLKTEFPTPIKFICYGEKEQDIQPFDITETTTQLVNATLQI; translated from the coding sequence ATGAGATTATTTGGTAATTTAATTGACAAAATTAAATCTTCTAATTTTGTAAATTATTTCTCTCAACAATGAATGAAACCATCAAAATTACAAGACGAAGAAAAAATTAAATCTTCTATTTTGGAAATGCTAATTAAATTGGACTTCCAATTGGAATTAGCTAAAGAAGTTACAAATGAAACTATTGAAAAGTTAAAAAAACTTAATTCAATAGATATTTCTGTAATTAAAGAAAACTTAATTTCCTCTCTAATTGAGTGCTATAACTCAAAAAATGAATCAAGCAAAAATGTTGAAGATAATTTCAACTTAAATATTGTTTCAGACAAAACTAATGTGTTTTTTATAGTTGGCTCCAATGGAGTTGGAAAAACTAGCTCAATAGCTAAGCTAGTTTATTTCCTTAAAAAAGAAAACTATAACAAAAAAATACTTTTAGTTGCCGGAGATACTTTTAGAGCTGGAGCAGTTGAACAACTTTCAATACTTGCTGAAAGGCTGAATGTAGAGATAGTAACTCCAAGAGAAAAAGAAACTGTAAATTCACTAATTTACAGAGTTCTTAAAGAAATGTCAAGATATGACTTAATTATTTTTGATAGTTCTGGAAGACAATATAACAATCAAAAATTAATTTCAGAAATTCAAAAAAACTTTAAATTGGTTCACAAAATGCTCAATAGAGATCCAGAAGAAACTCTATTAGTTTTGGATTCAACACTAGGTAAATTCTCTTTTGAAGAAGTTAAAAAGATTTTTAATATTCTCCCAATAACTGGAATAATTCTTACAAAAATGGATCACACAGTTAGAGGTGGTGTAATTTATAACTTAAAAACTGAATTTCCAACTCCAATCAAATTTATTTGCTATGGAGAGAAAGAACAAGATATTCAACCTTTTGACATTACTGAAACTACAACTCAATTAGTTAACGCAACACTACAAATTTAG
- the gap gene encoding type I glyceraldehyde-3-phosphate dehydrogenase: MTIHKVAINGFGRIGRLLFRNLLSSQGVQVVAVNDVVDIKVLTHLLVYDSAQGKLKDWEVSCDSEYIRLKNVNTGEVREVRVFNFNTEKIYHWGELEIDCVVECSGRFLTKEAVKCHLDAGAQKVLISAPAKDDTKTVVYNVNHTQITSSDNVISGASCTTNALAPIVKIIHRKFGINSGFMTTVHAFTSDQRLQDSPHADLRRARAAAGSIIPTTTGAAAAIGRVIPELNGKLDGIAHRVPVLTGSLVDLCLKINKSVSVEEINEAIKDGENETLAYVEDPIVSADIIGDTHGSIFDSSLTKVLPTGEVKLYAWYDNESSYVNQLARTLKYYISL, encoded by the coding sequence ATGACAATTCACAAAGTAGCAATCAATGGATTCGGAAGAATCGGTAGATTACTATTCAGAAATCTTCTTTCTTCTCAAGGAGTTCAAGTTGTAGCTGTTAATGACGTAGTTGACATTAAAGTTCTTACTCATCTTTTGGTTTATGACAGTGCTCAAGGAAAACTAAAAGATTGAGAAGTAAGTTGTGATTCAGAATACATAAGACTAAAGAATGTAAACACCGGAGAAGTTAGAGAAGTTAGAGTTTTCAACTTCAATACTGAAAAGATTTATCACTGAGGTGAACTAGAAATTGATTGTGTTGTTGAATGTTCAGGAAGATTCTTGACTAAGGAAGCGGTTAAGTGTCACCTTGATGCAGGAGCTCAAAAAGTTCTTATTTCAGCCCCAGCAAAGGATGACACTAAGACAGTTGTTTACAACGTAAACCACACTCAAATTACTAGTTCAGACAATGTTATTTCAGGAGCTTCATGTACAACTAATGCATTAGCTCCTATCGTAAAAATTATTCACAGAAAATTTGGAATTAATTCTGGATTCATGACAACAGTTCATGCTTTCACTTCTGACCAAAGACTTCAAGACTCTCCTCACGCTGACCTAAGAAGAGCTAGAGCAGCTGCTGGATCAATTATTCCTACAACTACCGGAGCAGCTGCTGCAATTGGAAGAGTAATTCCAGAATTAAATGGAAAACTTGATGGAATTGCACACAGAGTACCTGTATTGACTGGTTCTCTAGTTGACCTATGCCTAAAAATAAATAAGTCTGTTTCTGTAGAAGAAATTAATGAAGCAATTAAGGATGGAGAAAATGAAACCCTTGCTTATGTAGAAGATCCAATCGTATCTGCTGACATTATTGGAGATACACATGGTTCTATTTTTGACTCATCTCTAACTAAAGTATTGCCAACTGGAGAAGTTAAGTTGTATGCATGATATGACAACGAGTCTTCTTATGTAAATCAACTTGCAAGAACTCTGAAATACTACATTTCTCTTTAA
- the hprK gene encoding HPr(Ser) kinase/phosphatase, translated as MQPSVLVSSIFKRFGGSFVNKNSVSSQRVIFEPALSRLGMELNGAFAFANKEIKTVVVWGKMECEFLSSLQEERKLETLKSILLKNPPLFLLSSNFSEVELIKKANEKWNENRSAIIKLDYSTKDIFTSVGTWLSKSLATWSTIHGSVVSVFGEGVLLTGEPGIGKTEVILDLLSLNHLFLGDDAIRVTRLGNAVIARANPNSSEFIQIRGIGLINIKEAIGRSKIIDESKINVIIELKSHKKFSETMPLENWGEEIKYKELLNVKIPHYVLPVQAGRNISELIQACVNDHKLKKSGYNSAAAFDKITKAHLIKSKK; from the coding sequence ATGCAACCATCAGTTTTAGTTTCTTCTATTTTTAAGAGATTTGGAGGAAGCTTTGTCAATAAAAATAGTGTAAGTAGTCAGAGAGTTATTTTTGAGCCGGCATTAAGCCGTCTCGGAATGGAACTTAATGGAGCTTTTGCTTTTGCAAATAAAGAAATTAAGACAGTAGTTGTTTGGGGAAAAATGGAATGTGAATTTCTTTCAAGCTTGCAAGAAGAAAGAAAGTTAGAAACTTTAAAGAGTATTTTGCTAAAGAATCCTCCTCTTTTCTTATTGAGTTCTAATTTTTCTGAAGTTGAACTAATAAAGAAAGCAAATGAAAAGTGAAATGAAAATCGCTCAGCGATTATAAAACTAGATTATTCAACTAAAGATATATTTACTTCAGTTGGAACTTGACTTTCAAAATCATTGGCTACTTGGAGCACTATTCATGGTTCAGTAGTTAGTGTTTTTGGAGAGGGAGTCCTACTAACTGGAGAACCAGGAATAGGTAAAACAGAGGTAATTTTAGACTTATTAAGTCTAAATCACTTATTTTTAGGAGATGATGCAATAAGAGTAACTAGGTTAGGAAATGCTGTTATAGCTAGAGCTAACCCTAATTCTAGTGAGTTCATTCAAATTAGAGGTATTGGTCTAATAAATATCAAAGAAGCTATAGGAAGATCAAAAATTATTGATGAATCAAAAATTAATGTAATTATTGAATTAAAAAGTCACAAGAAATTTTCAGAGACAATGCCTCTTGAAAATTGAGGAGAAGAAATTAAATATAAGGAATTACTAAATGTAAAGATCCCTCATTATGTTCTTCCGGTACAGGCCGGAAGAAATATTAGTGAATTAATTCAAGCTTGCGTTAATGACCATAAATTAAAAAAATCTGGTTACAATTCTGCTGCAGCTTTTGACAAAATCACAAAAGCACACTTAATAAAGTCCAAGAAGTAG
- the metG gene encoding methionine--tRNA ligase, producing the protein MKKDVLITTPLFYSSGDPHIGHAYTLIIGDLIKKYHELVNIKANLLAGVDEHGEKILTKATEVGLTVEEFVEQNSSKFKNLSSTLEISPDYFVRTTNDFHKEYAKKVFKELLELGKIYKSSWSGYKCINCETNYSNKYYSQKNKCELGHELIKKEEDTYFFKITEFVSWLKEHYKNKDIIFPARYLKDLHEGFFPSLEDLSITRSKLDWGIKLDDSPEFTLYVWFEALLGYISTDSVREKHWLTSSDTKIIQIIGKEIFRFHSIYCPAILSLKKLKTPDKLLVHGWLLNDNRKISKSDPNSKAIPPLNSLIKQYNLESIKWYFLSLNWEEDHPFSEDLLKQSYNKYLVNLLGNLINRFKGIISKQEYITSSINSEFKNEQIKKEVELSNEFLTKFTDLVINIKIPEIISRAKQLLNSANFFLNHLEPWKLPKDSQDYKEINVFLYRQLILISFLLSPIFTEKKWEEIKNSLSINWERKPENLNFFSEIKNFESVKLNNSTNIFQKYN; encoded by the coding sequence TTGAAGAAGGATGTTTTAATAACTACCCCGCTATTTTATTCCTCTGGCGATCCACATATTGGTCATGCATACACCCTTATTATTGGGGACTTAATTAAAAAATATCATGAATTAGTAAATATAAAAGCCAATCTACTCGCAGGAGTAGATGAGCATGGAGAAAAGATATTAACTAAAGCTACTGAAGTTGGACTAACAGTTGAAGAATTTGTTGAACAAAATAGTTCCAAATTTAAAAATCTTTCTTCAACCTTAGAAATTAGTCCTGACTATTTTGTTAGAACAACTAACGATTTTCACAAGGAATATGCCAAAAAAGTATTTAAAGAACTTCTAGAACTGGGAAAAATATATAAATCTAGTTGGTCTGGATACAAATGTATTAATTGCGAAACAAATTATTCCAATAAATACTACTCACAAAAAAATAAGTGTGAACTAGGTCACGAATTAATCAAAAAAGAAGAAGACACTTATTTTTTCAAAATAACTGAGTTTGTTTCTTGACTTAAAGAACATTACAAAAACAAAGATATTATTTTTCCTGCTAGATACTTAAAAGATCTTCATGAGGGATTTTTTCCCTCACTAGAAGATCTTTCAATTACTAGAAGTAAATTAGATTGAGGAATCAAGCTTGATGATTCTCCTGAATTTACACTATATGTTTGATTTGAAGCTCTTTTGGGATATATTAGTACAGATTCTGTTAGAGAAAAACACTGATTAACTTCATCTGATACCAAAATAATTCAAATAATTGGAAAAGAAATTTTTAGATTTCACTCTATTTATTGCCCAGCTATTCTTTCTTTGAAAAAATTAAAAACTCCAGATAAGCTACTGGTTCACGGTTGACTCCTAAATGACAATAGAAAAATTTCAAAATCAGATCCAAACAGTAAAGCTATACCTCCTCTAAATTCACTAATCAAACAATACAACTTAGAAAGTATTAAGTGATATTTTCTTTCTCTAAATTGAGAAGAAGATCATCCCTTCTCAGAAGATCTTTTGAAACAGTCTTATAACAAGTATTTAGTTAATTTACTTGGAAATCTAATTAATAGATTCAAGGGAATTATTTCTAAACAAGAATACATAACTAGTTCAATTAACTCTGAATTCAAAAATGAACAGATAAAAAAAGAAGTTGAGTTAAGTAATGAATTTTTAACTAAATTTACTGATTTAGTAATCAACATAAAGATTCCTGAAATAATTTCCCGAGCAAAGCAATTACTTAATTCAGCTAATTTTTTTCTAAATCACTTGGAGCCCTGAAAACTACCTAAAGATAGTCAAGACTATAAAGAAATAAATGTCTTTCTTTATAGACAATTAATTCTCATTTCTTTCCTATTATCTCCAATCTTTACTGAAAAGAAATGAGAAGAAATTAAAAATTCTCTTTCGATAAATTGGGAAAGAAAACCTGAAAATTTAAATTTCTTTAGCGAAATTAAAAATTTTGAATCAGTTAAGTTAAATAACTCAACTAATATCTTCCAAAAATATAACTAA